From one Henriciella marina DSM 19595 genomic stretch:
- a CDS encoding class I SAM-dependent methyltransferase: MQTARRSDQRFWDKLAAKYASQPISDEIAYEQKLGLTRKHLTPESEVFEFGCGTGSTALRHAPYVKYILATDVADNMLDVGRGKAADAGVDNVDFMRTGIEEYDAQGRQFDVVLGLNILHLCRDPKGVTRKVHSLLKPGGYFIQSTACLKDASPILRLAVPVMRAIGKAPFVKFLSEEDVLEMLNKTGFSMVEILRTDSSMAANFYVAQKW; this comes from the coding sequence ATGCAAACAGCAAGACGGAGCGATCAGCGCTTCTGGGACAAGCTCGCGGCAAAATATGCCAGCCAGCCGATCAGCGACGAGATAGCCTATGAACAGAAACTCGGGCTGACGCGCAAACATCTGACGCCAGAAAGCGAGGTGTTCGAATTCGGTTGCGGAACCGGGTCCACCGCGCTGCGTCACGCGCCCTATGTCAAGTATATCCTCGCCACCGATGTCGCGGACAACATGCTTGATGTCGGGCGGGGAAAGGCGGCTGACGCGGGCGTTGATAATGTCGATTTCATGCGCACCGGCATCGAGGAATACGACGCCCAGGGCCGACAGTTCGACGTCGTCCTCGGTCTCAACATCCTGCACCTCTGCCGCGATCCCAAAGGTGTCACCCGAAAGGTCCATAGCCTCCTGAAACCCGGCGGCTATTTCATACAGAGCACGGCCTGCCTGAAAGACGCCTCGCCCATCCTGCGTCTCGCCGTGCCGGTCATGCGCGCCATCGGCAAGGCGCCCTTTGTCAAATTTCTCTCTGAGGAAGATGTTCTCGAAATGCTGAACAAGACGGGCTTCAGTATGGTAGAGATTCTCCGCACCGACAGCAGCATGGCCGCGAATTTCTACGTCGCGCAGAAGTGGTAG
- a CDS encoding SGNH/GDSL hydrolase family protein, with the protein MPSLLKIAISLAFMAASLSAQAAAQAGPQDQPYGDALKNRTEGKPVVHLFGDSIFRGWALKKFPDEYTEEETEEDLLWPLRSPVSMIRMVSDGGYDVGYGGGSGLPTASTGNVLMGVIHGQIQEGDIAVIEDAGEHGKDPMAFYLLLMDIRVTLCRKDVDVIFANTYDEIEPGWLTYHWGVEDEDTYRWSVPFEGMSMNDAYAKAARAKIADCKDAHLLDVQGLLKNVKQREHVVIHEDGIHPNIAGQWAIALALERKVEEILSERAE; encoded by the coding sequence GTGCCCTCACTTCTCAAGATTGCTATATCCTTGGCCTTCATGGCGGCTTCCCTTAGCGCACAAGCTGCCGCGCAAGCCGGCCCTCAGGACCAGCCTTACGGTGACGCGCTCAAGAACCGCACAGAGGGAAAACCTGTCGTCCATCTCTTCGGCGACAGTATTTTTCGTGGCTGGGCGCTCAAGAAGTTTCCTGACGAGTACACTGAAGAGGAAACAGAAGAAGATCTCCTATGGCCGCTTCGGTCACCGGTCTCCATGATTCGGATGGTTTCAGATGGCGGTTACGACGTAGGCTATGGCGGTGGATCGGGGCTACCAACTGCAAGCACAGGAAACGTGCTTATGGGTGTGATCCACGGTCAAATCCAAGAAGGCGACATTGCAGTAATTGAAGATGCCGGCGAGCACGGTAAGGACCCGATGGCGTTTTATCTTCTGCTGATGGATATTCGGGTCACGCTCTGTCGGAAGGATGTCGATGTCATCTTCGCCAATACTTACGATGAGATCGAGCCTGGCTGGCTTACTTACCATTGGGGTGTCGAGGACGAGGACACGTATCGCTGGTCGGTTCCTTTTGAAGGTATGAGCATGAATGACGCCTATGCCAAAGCCGCGCGGGCAAAGATTGCAGATTGCAAGGACGCTCATCTTCTCGACGTTCAGGGACTGCTGAAGAACGTCAAACAGCGCGAGCACGTCGTCATTCACGAGGATGGTATTCATCCGAATATCGCGGGGCAGTGGGCGATCGCGCTGGCGTTGGAAAGGAAAGTTGAAGAAATCCTGAGCGAACGCGCAGAGTAG